The following are from one region of the Nicotiana tabacum cultivar K326 chromosome 3, ASM71507v2, whole genome shotgun sequence genome:
- the LOC107824051 gene encoding uncharacterized protein LOC107824051: MVVAVRASPLVLPSSPIAACRNLKKQCNAIFNLNIGLQSSQTEHRCITTSSIKCFTSSTSAIVSKEEEPLPLEVKEIKTICKTWVWRGYNINYLFYQAHNNNTSCPSLLLVHGFGASVAHWRRNIATLAQNYTVYAIDLLGFGASDKPAGFQYNMESWAQLILDFANEIIQRPTVLVGNSVGSLACVIAAADPSQTSIQGLVLLNCAGGMNNKAIVDDWRIKLLLPLLWLVDFLLNQRSVASAIFNRVKQRENLKNILLSVYGNKKSVDEDLVEIIKGPADDEGALDAFISIVTGPPGPNPVQLIPNLTLPILVLWGDQDPFTPIDGPVGKYFSSLPSQKPNVSLFLLEGVGHCPHDDRPDLVHEKLLPWLSHLPVVENV; the protein is encoded by the coding sequence ATGGTTGTCGCAGTTCGTGCTTCTCCCCTTGTTCTACCTTCATCACCAATTGCTGCCTGTAGGAACTTAAAGAAGCAATGTAATGCCATCTTCAATTTGAACATTGGTCTTCAAAGTAGTCAGACCGAGCACAGGTGTATCACCACTAGCAGCATCAAATGCTTTACCTCCTCCACCTCCGCCATTGTTTCAAAGGAGGAAGAACCATTACCACTTGAGGTGAAAGAAATTAAGACAATTTGCAAAACTTGGGTTTGGAGAGGTTACAACATAAATTACTTGTTTTATCAAGCACACAACAACAACACTTCTTGCCCTTCCCTACTCCTAGTTCATGGTTTTGGTGCCTCTGTCGCCCATTGGCGCAGGAACATTGCGACGCTCGCTCAAAACTACACCGTGTATGCTATTGACCTCCTTGGCTTTGGTGCTTCTGACAAACCAGCAGGTTTTCAATATAACATGGAATCTTGGGCTCAGTTAATATTGGATTTTGCAAATGAAATTATTCAAAGACCAACTGTATTGGTAGGGAACTCTGTTGGAAGCCTTGCTTGTGTAATAGCTGCTGCAGATCCTTCACAAACATCCATTCAAGGGCTTGTTTTATTGAACTGTGCTGGAGGCATGAATAACAAGGCAATTGTTGATGATTGGAGGATTAAGTTATTATTGCCGTTACTCTGGCTTGTTGACTTCTTATTGAACCAGAGATCAGTTGCTTCTGCAATCTTTAATCGGGTCAAACAGAGAGAAAATCTGAAGAATATCTTGTTGTCTGTCTATGGGAATAAGAAGTCTGTGGACGAAGATCTGGTGGAGATTATCAAGGGACCAGCAGATGATGAAGGCGCGCTCGATGCTTTCATTTCCATTGTGACAGGTCCCCCGGGGCCAAATCCAGTGCAATTGATCCCAAATCTGACATTGCCTATCCTTGTCTTATGGGGTGATCAAGATCCATTTACCCCAATTGATGGTCCTGTTGGTAAATACTTCTCATCCTTACCTTCTCAAAAACCAAATGTGAGTCTATTTCTTTTGGAAGGTGTCGGACATTGTCCTCATGATGACAGACCTGATCTTGTCCATGAAAAGCTGCTTCCTTGGCTAAGCCATTTGCCAGTGGTAGAAAACGTTTGA